A portion of the Plasmodium relictum strain SGS1 genome assembly, chromosome: 11 genome contains these proteins:
- a CDS encoding anaphase promoting complex subunit, putative yields MPKVTVKKLHAVAKWKWSGTSLDSVCAICNNSLENTCTNCIRPGDSCPPAFGKCGHHFHLHCIEKWIKQNKLTCPCCRADWYYETQKLN; encoded by the coding sequence atgcCAAAGGTTACAGTGAAAAAACTCCATGCTGTTGCAAAATGGAAATGGTCGGGAACATCTTTAGATAGTGTGTGTGCAATTTGCAATAACTCTTTGGAAAATACCTGTACGAATTGTATTAGACCAGGTGATAGCTGTCCTCCGGCTTTTGGAAAATGTGgtcatcattttcatttgcATTGTATAGAGAAATggataaaacaaaataaattaacTTGCCCTTGTTGTAGAGCAGATTGGTATTATGAAACTCAAAAGCTCAATtaa
- the HK gene encoding hexokinase, putative encodes MSEYCLEQENNAYSKLDTIECNIPINEELLERINKFVDQLRVPYCILEEFVDNFVYELKKGLEAHRKHPNLWIPHECSFKMLDSCISDIPSGKEKGTYYAIDFGGTNFRAVRASLDGNGKIKRDQEKYSLKFTGTFSHEKGLLDKNATATQLFDHFAERIKYIMGEFNDLDNKEIKHVGFTFSFPCTSPSINCAILIDWTKGFETGRATNDPVEGRDVCKLMNEAFARSCVPAKVCCVVNDSVGTLMSCAYQKGKSTPPCYIGVILGTGSNGSYYEPEWKKYKYSGKIINIEFGNFDKDLPLAPIDLVLDWYSSNRSRQLFEKMISGAYLGEIVRRYMVNVLQSSSSKKMWISDTFNSESGSVVLNDTSKNFEETKKVAKDAWDIDLTDEQVYALRKICEAVYNRSAGLAAAVIAAIAKRIKIIEHSKFSCGIDGSLYVKNAWYCKRLKEHLKVILADKSENLIIIPADDGSGKGAAITAAVVASSSNILS; translated from the coding sequence atgagtGAATACTGTTTGGAACAGGAAAATAATGCATACTCAAAATTAGATACTATTGAATGCAATATCCCAATAAATGAGGAATTATTAGAAAGAATAAATAAGTTCGTTGATCAGTTACGAGTCCCTTATTGTATTTTAGAAGAATTCGTAGATAATTTTGtgtatgaattaaaaaaagggTTAGAAGCACATCGAAAGCATCCCAACTTGTGGATACCTCATGAATGCAGCTTTAAAATGTTAGATTCATGTATTTCTGATATTCCATCAGGTAAAGAAAAGGGAACCTATTATGCAATTGATTTTGGAGGGACTAATTTTAGGGCTGTAAGAGCTTCATTAGATGGGAATGGTAAAATTAAGAGAGATCAAGAAAAATACAGTTTGAAATTTACAGGAACATTTTCTCATGAGAAAGGATTGCTAGATAAAAACGCTACAGCTACTCAACTATTTGACCATTTTGCTGAAAggattaaatatataatgggAGAATTCAATGATTTagataataaagaaattaaacaTGTTGGatttactttttcttttccttGTACATCTCCATCAATTAATTGTGCAATTCTTATTGATTGGACGAAAGGATTTGAAACAGGAAGAGCTACAAATGATCCAGTAGAAGGTCGTGATGTCTGCAAATTAATGAATGAAGCATTTGCAAGATCATGTGTACCTGCGAAAGTTTGCTGCGTAGTTAATGATAGTGTTGGCACATTGATGTCTTGTGCATATCAAAAAGGAAAAAGCACTCCTCCTTGTTACATAGGAGTCATCTTAGGAACAGGCTCAAATGGTTCTTACTATGAACCAGAATggaagaaatataaatattcaggaaaaattataaatattgaaTTCGGTAATTTTGACAAAGATTTACCATTAGCACCAATTGATTTAGTATTGGATTGGTATTCCTCTAACAGAAGTAGACAATTATTCGAAAAAATGATATCTGGTGCTTATTTAGGTGAAATAGTTAGGAGATATATGGTTAATGTTCTTCAAAGTTCATCCTCAAAAAAAATGTGGATAAGTGATACTTTTAATTCTGAATCAGGTAGTGTAGTATTAAACGATActtcaaaaaattttgaagaaACTAAAAAAGTTGCAAAAGATGCATGGGATATTGATTTAACTGATGAGCAAGTATATGCTCTTAGAAAAATATGTGAAGCCGTTTATAACCGTTCAGCTGGTTTAGCTGCCGCTGTAATTGCTGCTATAGCAAAAAGAATCAAAATTATTGAACACTCAAAATTTTCTTGCGGAATTGATGGGTCATTATATGTTAAAAATGCATGGTATTGTAAAAGATTAAAAGAGCATTTAAAAGTAATTTTAGCAGATAAATCAGAAAATTTGATTATTATTCCTGCTGATGATGGATCAGGAAAAGGTGCGGCCATCACGGCAGCTGTTGTTGCTTCAAGCAGTAATATTTTATCTTAA
- a CDS encoding ribonuclease H2 subunit A, putative, translating to MEPIIIDSLYEFGDEEIRLGIDEAGRGPVLGPMVYSCFYCKKEDEKLLKEMKIDDSKKISEGNREKMFLKLNNAKLPFGWRIHILLPQDISAKMLKKQKYNLNEISHDTAISMIEHVISRGFNLTEVFVDTVGKANVYEEKLQKIFPHIKCTVKEKADSLYPVVSAASICAKVTRDFILKKWKYEEPIIKIDNGFGSGYPGDPITKNFLKNNFDSVFGFPSIVRFSWSTAENMLENLGEKIEWYDDEENNDSKSMKRKIPFDYSKLQRPFIKRSTFYSKNGLDLVENF from the coding sequence ATGGAGCCGATAATAATTGATAGTTTGTATGAATTTGGGGATGAGGAAATAAGATTAGGAATAGATGAAGCTGGAAGAGGGCCTGTATTAGGTCCTATGGTATATTCTTGTTTTTATTGCAAAAAAGAAGATGAAaagttattaaaagaaatgaaaattgATGATTCCAAAAAAATAAGCGAAGGAAATAGGGAAAAgatgtttttaaaattaaataatgcaAAATTACCATTTGGTTGGAGaatacatatattattaCCACAAGATATAAGTgcaaaaatgttaaaaaaacaaaagtaTAATTTGAATGAAATATCTCATGATACAGCTATATCAATGATTGAACACGTTATTAGTAGAGGATTCAATTTAACTGAAGTTTTTGTTGATACAGTTGGAAAGGCAAATGtttatgaagaaaaattacaaaaaatattccCTCATATAAAATGTACAGTTAAAGAAAAGGCTGATTCTTTATACCCAGTAGTTAGTGCTGCTTCTATATGTGCTAAAGTAACTCgtgattttattttaaaaaagtggAAATATGAGGAACCAATTATCAAAATAGACAATGGTTTCGGATCAGGATATCCTGGAGATCCCATTaccaaaaattttttaaaaaacaattttgATTCTGTTTTTGGATTTCCTAGTATAGTTCGCTTTAGTTGGTCAACTGCTGAAAATATGTTAGAAAATTTGGGAGAGAAAATTGAGTGGTACGacgatgaagaaaataatgattcAAAATctatgaaaagaaaaattccATTTGATTACAGTAAGCTTCAACgaccttttattaaaagatctacattttattcaaaaaatggGTTAGATTTAGtcgaaaatttttaa
- the TKL4 gene encoding tyrosine kinase-like protein, putative, whose product MHNKENEYSKNISEYKSSKNIYNYEKKTSILNNSNSDINSLYSINNKYVLKSHCINNTFNNNICNVKVSDKTEYNILGNKFLENNCNTNLECRKKNNVYNLKIKNSIENKTNEKGLATIKENYNYIKKFNNNNKPKEYLFCFNQHGVETNNYTAKSSLYNHKNISTNKFNKDFLISNKNCVEEDKKAITMYLNNSTINDHTYSYIKTKIAKNNNDNHIEKNEKYHTNYVNFFEDFEFLNSQKNIFSKKEKDNNYNSNINNSSNFNNNNNYINNNSYSTTTNNVNNNINNNSNNINNYINNNNNNNTDSIYSEKTYNKENGKIVSNENITPMNINRSIIINCLLEIKEKLDNIKNEKKGYEQGEKYIRYLKNFEKIKNMYSETSTSKIQNKITSKISFDKENKKVQEIDIFKKKEKNAPFVSIFEEKNKIEYLEKMKEQEKKIGFSKVKQNEKKIFKKKEMENNIVIKKDFLENEGNNIDKEKNFNNFDEEEKNLLKKYEQSEKKVSYKQYDNLKIFKKFQSSKSDSSKNSQNRNHECIKLDFFCNSIDNESNKFSKRLYTGHKIYDDLDLNSKKEQITEENIQKSVTSSSRKIINSYNYKISEYNDMYFDKNKNCMAYNNKLNDNFNCSNNTKEKIIRMNNEKNIRNEKIKKKTSKGEIVYDEKNVGKNLFIDNFNLNMISDIELNYNKFPIEKRNSHDINNQDSTTTNYKENCINNENVVYDEEKKIFKTKENSNIKIYKRSLEKEKMLNFPLIHLGENDVIVKRIKLYYPLKNENIFTNISKIIFMTNTNICSLYISDSFLINYDDLKIHSYLSKGGFGVVYKGVLLKKVKKCEVILNKKEENQESNEFEKKNERGEKKEYRGENDYESEDEYEYEEEYESEEEYEDEEEYDHEHEEENKERPENNKQKKVKKVCNIEKREEKGKKKDTLENDDKENMRKLSDIFYKECIEENEFFSVINNEDNINLETKANEKSTNNNDYNMKQEKKSFNNDTQKLNKHNKKLCYLRNKLIEKIFDALNSQTNQNDSSTNNKNGREKFDHKSKSTENKEKYIIENVIKNLNEYKTNSLNMQKYVEDFNKEIEQVILGNKNSVNIFNNVHIDILNKNIEKNNKTIYINDNDETGLNNKRENLKNSSTIKETKKNDCIHVHEIRKLKKKLLKFVYSNKKNDKINIDRNEFFNEAEKIICKLKNINKDVDKRYYEDLIGYLLLDVYHNNVVYKNNFSFLYLNSKNIITFGLHKEGLYIFDKKNIFHYYSDKCIFKIIFLEENKELVKFKNFTVYNVLNNDKIINNSSILKYEINKHKKGLNKLAIIPFSKLSINHLLNALIFSFLKFLFNLRRKYYKQSKSCPCSIDGNNIISNIIIDNNIIYNKYNNKIINNDNNLNKESDSVLLYENIDNLDKFLYCEYENSELINITNRNEKKIFLKKSELDSNIQDNGVDKLDRKSLINMSNCIITSTLLNTNNTDESKTTMLLNVSKNKNISKEYINEKEYNYTPRLNEKEQINKESITKTELKKKKKKKEKEKENENENENENEKKEINISQEEFIHVKIPVAIKIHDLKDSKNLKNFLREIEIYKNIQYQNICKFYGICIKSNKLMLLLEYYPKGNLFNFLKNKKKIHKKQRLKWATELSYIVHQLHSHSPPIINGDIKTSNILIDNNMNLIMCDFGKARFKNSKLYSNFGSYRYMAPETFSCTIEITEKIDIWSLACCIVEIFSSKYPFYNFSKNVKIRHELLVNKRTPHIPNFLPNSIKQNLQRSFSFIPEERPKAYEIYKSLKKIKVVE is encoded by the coding sequence ATGCATAACAAAGAGAATGAATATTCTAAGAATATATCTGAATATAAATcgagtaaaaatatatacaactatgaaaaaaagactagcattttaaataatagtaattcAGATATAAATAGTTTGTACtctataaataataaatatgttttgAAGTCACATTGCATAAATAAtacatttaataataatatttgtaATGTAAAAGTTTCAGATAAAACAGAGTATAATATCTTAGGAAATAAGTTTCTTGAAAATAATTGTAATACTAATTTAGAATGTAGAAAGAAAAACAATGTTTATaacttaaaaattaaaaatagcatagaaaataaaactaaTGAAAAAGGATTAGCAACAATAAAGGAAAACTATAActatataaagaaatttaataataacaataaaccGAAAGagtatttattttgtttcaATCAACATGGAGTAGAAACAAATAATTATACTGCAAAAAGCAGTCTTTataatcataaaaatatatcaacaAACAAATTTAACAAAGATTTCTTaataagtaataaaaattgtgTAGAAGAAGATAAGAAAGCCATTACAATGTATTTGAATAATTCTACTATAAATGATCATacatattcatatataaagACAAAAATtgcaaaaaataataatgataaccACATtgagaaaaatgaaaaatatcatacaaattatgtaaatttttttgaagatTTTGAATTTCTAAATTctcagaaaaatatattttcaaaaaaagaaaaggataaCAATTATAATAGTAATATCAATAACAGCAgcaattttaataataacaataattatattaataacaaTAGCTACAGTACTACTActaataatgtaaataataacataaataataacagtaataatataaataattatataaacaataataataataataacacgGATAGTATTTATTCCGAAAAAACATACAACAAAGAAAATGGTAAAATTGTatctaatgaaaatattacaCCTATGAATATAAATAGAAGCATAATTATTAATTGCTTATtagaaattaaagaaaagtTAGATAATatcaaaaatgaaaaaaaagggTACGAACAAGGTGAAAAGTATATTCGTtatctaaaaaattttgagaaaattaaaaatatgtattcaGAAACCAGCACAAGcaaaatacaaaataaaattacaagTAAAATAAGTtttgataaagaaaataaaaaagttcaagaaattgatatttttaaaaagaaagaaaaaaatgcaCCTTTTGTAAGCATATTtgaggaaaaaaataaaatagaatatttggaaaaaatgaaagaacaagaaaaaaaaattggctTTTCTAAAGTAAAAcagaatgaaaaaaaaatttttaaaaagaaagaaatggaaaataatatagtaataaaaaaagattttttagaaaatgaaggaaataatatagataaagaaaaaaattttaataattttgatgaagaagaaaagaatttattaaaaaagtatgAACAAtctgaaaaaaaagtttcaTATAAACaatatgataatttaaaaatatttaaaaaattccaGAGCTCTAAATCAGATTCTTCAAAAAATTCTCAGAACAGAAATCATGAATGTATCAAAttagattttttttgtaactCGATAGATAATGAGAgtaataaattttcaaaaagaCTATACACAGGACATAAAATTTATGATGATTTAGATTTAAATTCAAAGAAAGAACAAATAACAGAAGAAAATATTCAAAAGAGTGTTACTTCAAGTtcaagaaaaataataaattcttataattataaaatatctGAATATAATGATATGTATTTTGATAAGAACAAAAATTGCATGGCTTATAATAATAAGTTAAATGACAATTTCAATTGTTCAAATAATacaaaagagaaaataattcgtatgaataatgaaaaaaatataagaaatgaaaaaattaaaaagaaaactaGTAAAGGAGAAATAGtatatgatgaaaaaaacgTAGGcaaaaatttattcattgacaattttaatttaaatatgatTTCTGATattgaattaaattataataaatttccaattgaaaaaagaaattcacATGACATTAATAACCAGGATAGTACAACAACAAATTACAAAGAAAATTGCATTAATAACGAAAATGTAGTATacgatgaagaaaaaaaaatttttaaaactaaAGAAAActcaaatataaaaatttacaaaagaagcttagaaaaagagaaaatgcTAAATTTTCCTTTAATTCATTTAGGAGAAAATGATGTAATAGTGAAAAGAATAAAACTTTATTAtcctttaaaaaatgaaaatattttcactaatatatcaaaaattatttttatgacaaatacaaatatatgCTCACTTTATATAAGTGATtcctttttaattaattatgatgatttaaaaattcattcaTATTTATCTAAAGGGGGTTTTGGAGTTGTATATAAAGGTGTTCTATtgaaaaaagttaaaaagtGCGAAGTTAtcttaaataaaaaggaagaGAATCAAGAAAGTAATGagtttgaaaaaaaaaatgagcgaggagaaaaaaaagaatatagaGGAGAAAATGATTATGAATCAGAAGATGAATATGAATATGAAGAGGAATATGAAAGTGAAGAGGAatatgaagatgaagaagagTATGATCATGAACATGAGGAGGAAAATAAAGAACGGCCcgaaaataataaacaaaaaaaagtaaagaaaGTTtgtaatattgaaaaaagagAAGAAAAAGGAAAGAAAAAAGATACTCTCGAAAATGacgataaagaaaatatgagAAAATTATCAGATATATTTTACAAAGAATGtatagaagaaaatgaattttttagcGTTATCAACAATGaagataatattaatttggAAACAAAagcaaatgaaaaaagtactaataataatgattataATATGAAacaggaaaaaaaaagttttaacaATGATACACAAAAACTAAataaacataataaaaaattatgttatctaagaaacaaattaatagaaaaaatttttgacGCATTAAACAGTCAAACGAATCAAAATGATTCTAgtacaaataataaaaatggaagAGAGAAATTTGATCATAAATCAAAAAGTacagaaaataaagaaaaatatattattgaaaatgttataaaaaatttaaatgaatacaAAACAAATAGCTTAAATATGCAAAAATATGTGGAGGATTTTAATAAAGAGATTGAACAAGTTATTTTAGGAAATAAGAATAgtgttaatatttttaataatgtgcatatagatattttaaataaaaatatagaaaagaaTAACAAgacaatatatattaatgataATGATGAAACAGGGTTAAATAATAAGAGAGAAAATCTGAAAAATAGTTCAACaataaaagaaacaaaaaaaaatgactGTATTCATGTTCATGAAATAAGGaagcttaaaaaaaaattgttaaaatttgtttattcaaataaaaaaaatgataaaattaatattgaTAGAAACGAATTTTTTAATGAGGCAGAGAAAATAATATGtaaacttaaaaatataaataaagatgTTGATAAGAGGTATTACGAAGATCTTATAGGATATTTGTTATTAGATGTATATCATAATAATGttgtttataaaaataattttagctttttatatcttaatagtaaaaatattataacatTTGGATTACATAAAGAAGGCTTGTatatatttgataaaaaaaacatttttcattattatagtgataaatgtatatttaagATTATTTTTCTGGAAGAGAATAAAGAGCTggtaaaatttaaaaattttacagtttataatgttttaaataatgataaaattattaataattcttccatattaaaatatgagataaataaacataaaaaaggCTTAAATAAGTTAGCAATTATTCCATTTAGTAAATTGAGTATTAATCATTTGTTAAAtgctttaatttttagttttttaaaatttctttttaatttaagaagaaaatattataagcAATCTAAAAGTTGTCCATGCTCAATTGATGGTAATAATATCATaagtaatattattattgataataatattatatacaataaatacaacaataaaattataaataatgacaataatttaaataaagaaagtgATTCCGTTTtgttatatgaaaatattgataatttggataaatttttatattgtgaatatgaaaattctgaattaattaatataactaacagaaatgaaaagaaaatttttttaaaaaaaagtgaattaGATAGCAATATACAAGATAATGGTGTTGATAAATTAGATAGAAAGAGTTTGATTAACATGAGTAATTGTATTATTACTAGCACTCTACTGAATACAAACAATACTGATGAATCAAAAACAACCATGCTATTGAATGTATCAAAGAATAAAAACATATctaaagaatatattaatgaaaaagaatataattataCTCCAAGGTTAAATGAGAAAGAACAGATAAATAAGGAATCGATTACTAAAAcggaattaaaaaaaaagaaaaagaaaaaagaaaaggaaaaagaaaatgaaaatgaaaacgaaaatgaaaatgaaaaaaaagagattaATATTAGCCAAGAAGAATTCATTCATGTGAAAATACCTGTAGCTATTAAAATACACGATTTAAAAGatagtaaaaatttaaaaaattttttaagagaaatagaaatatataaaaatattcaatatcaaaatatatgtaaattttatGGAATATGCataaaatcaaataaattaatgtTATTATTAGAATATTATCCTAAaggaaatttatttaattttttaaaaaataaaaagaaaattcataaaaaacaAAGGTTAAAATGGGCTACTGAATTGTCTTATATAGTTCATCAATTACACTCACATTCTCCACCAATAATAAATGGAGATATAAAAAcatcaaatattttaattgataataatatgaacTTAATAATGTGTGATTTTGGGAAAGCTcgttttaaaaattcaaaattatACAGCAATTTTGGTTCATATAGATATATGGCCCCAGAGACATTTAGCTGTACAATTGAAATAACtgaaaaaattgatatatGGAGTTTAGCTTGTTGTATTGTAGAAATATTTTCAAGTAAATAtcctttttataatttttcaaaaaatgtaaaaattcgTCATGAACTGTTAGTTAATAAGAGAACTCCACATATACCTAATTTTTTGCCTAATtctataaaacaaaatttgcAAAGATCTTTTAGTTTTATTCCTGAAGAAAGACCAAAAgcatatgaaatatataaatcattaaaaaaaattaaagtagtagaataa